The following coding sequences lie in one Trichoderma breve strain T069 chromosome 1, whole genome shotgun sequence genomic window:
- a CDS encoding alpha/beta hydrolase fold domain-containing protein, translating into MPATSTLFPSTFTPFTVQTQSSPDVSISGIRSSDSSSSLPPLLLLHGYPETHHMWHTVAPQLTSHFSLVIMDIRGYGASSKPANNTALYAKSHMANDCIAVMDALGYANQPFYVCGHDRGARITHKLLVDHPTRIRKAILLDICPTLAMYNCTHPMFPKAYFHWYFLIQQSPLPETLINGAPRQVVEGFMSGMGSQSLSMFHEDALAEYIKCMEDEDYVHATCQDYRAAATHDLDEQKDDLAKGKLIQSPIRVLLGKNGIVNRLFDGKEEWTKVTAEGVPVEVEAVDSGHFIPEQIPDVVVSNILDFFQ; encoded by the coding sequence ATGCCTGCTACTTccactctcttcccctccaCCTTTACTCCCTTTACCGTGCAGACACAATCCTCCCCCGATGTCTCCATCTCCGGTATCCGATCGTCTgactcatcttcttccctcccccctcttcttctgctgcacGGATACCCAGAGACGCACCACATGTGGCACACTGTCGCACCTCAGCTCACGTCTCACTTCTCCCTTGTTATAATGGACATTCGCGGCTATGGCGCCTCTTCCAAGCCCGCCAACAACACTGCTCTCTACGCCAAGAGCCACATGGCTAATGATTGCATCGCCGTCATGGACGCCCTTGGCTATGCCAACCAGCCCTTTTACGTCTGTGGCCATGATCGCGGTGCCCGTATCACTCATAAGCTCCTCGTCGATCATCCAACACGCATCCGCAAggccatcctcctcgacatATGCCCTACCTTGGCAATGTACAACTGCACACATCCCATGTTCCCAAAGGCCTACTTTCACTGGTACTTCCTAATCCAGCAGTCTCCTCTCCCCGAAACCCTCATCAACGGGGCTCCTCGCCAGGTCGTTGAGGGGTTCATGTCTGGCATGGGGTCCCAGAGTCTTTCCATGTTCCACGAGGATGCCCTGGCGGAGTACATCAAGTGtatggaagatgaggacTACGTTCACGCCACTTGCCAGGACTACCGCGCCGCCGCTACACATGACCTTGACGAGCAGAAAGATGATCTCGCCAAGGGGAAGCTGATCCAGTCACCAATTCGGGTGTTGCTGGGCAAGAATGGCATTGTCAATCGCCTCTTTGACGGAAAGGAGGAGTGGACGAAAGTTACAGCCGAAGGAGTGCCCGTCGAAGTGGAAGCTGTCGACTCTGGCCATTTTATCCCAGAACAGATCCCAGATGTGGTTGTTTCCAACATTCTCGACTTCTTTCAGTAA
- a CDS encoding GDP/GTP exchange factor sec2p domain-containing protein, which yields MEHPTNNLISSFIHVAGWSQHFPSSSARSLSHLRSISTVPGTGDDSSSTYRPRPPPKSPSVSNLPIISFASRAASYFPSHEMSTLPDPRTRTASSSSNGLRPSTAHPDLNKTDSDGASTNSQHPGLSDEVATLSTKLINAINHQTALDDTLSATRHELENSHGRIRELEAQIASQREMMAGDVWIRRTTLESERKAWLTEKKAIEKKLSEETTGRIETEREKRKIEQELENLTTALFEEANKMVIAAKEDAQFQHDVLQKKNDQLKAQLADSESLLKSQQEQLSELKHVLETMVMERDDQSNNNTTPSTPGVEAKEEDKSLQEKPVASAPGHHAETHHTPAPPTSLTHLIQPVLRTDIAGYEDFVALARLSHQRPGNRGSAGSIGGFIGLGGSTSSAHLSNASTSSLGAFSNLAPSSSSSTPQSPNASANANASITSATSTPSTIPQLKDTRFFKRALTEDVEPTLRLDAAPGLSWLARRTVLTAMADGSLVVEPIPAPPTTPSFLPVPKPQFYPCSLCGESRKDAEYLRNYRFRTSEADSAQRYPLCGYCTVRVRSTCQFLGFLRMVKDGYWRADDEENEKAAWEESVRLREQMFWARLGGGVVPVSHGETHVEASHSRQPSQERAIDAPVEMPTNVDVPTDVHVPADVEIPPEADVPTEADIPTDVETSTDVDASTDKEEDASVADTSFDTAPPSEIEDDDTSEFDLDRRVSTDEPHTPPDQTDGTKPLRYSVQSLTLSAISTSGSEATKRLSTTTVIEN from the coding sequence ATGGAACATCCTACTAACAACTTAATCTCCAGCTTTATCCACGTTGCCGGCTGGTCTCAGCACTTTCCCTCATCGTCAGCCAGATCACTCAGCCACCTCCGGTCAATATCAACTGTGCCGGGAACTGGTGACGATTCATCGTCAACATACAGGCCTCGACCGCCCCCCAAATCGCCGTCAGTTTCGAATCTGCCCATCATCTCATTCGCGTCAAGAGCTGCCTCATACTTCCCCTCCCACGAGATGAGCACACTACCCGATCCGCGAACCCGAACTGCCTCCTCGTCTAGCAACGGACTCAGGCCTTCAACCGCACACCCGGACCTAAACAAAACCGATAGCGATGGTGCTTCTACCAACTCTCAGCATCCCGGACTCAGCGACGAAGTTGCTACGCTCAGCACAAAactcatcaacgccatcaacCACCAAACCGCGCTTGATGATACACTATCAGCGACTCGTCACGAGCTCGAGAATTCCCACGGACGCATCCGCGAGCTGGAGGCTCAGATTGCCTCTCAGCGCGAGATGATGGCCGGCGATGTCTGGATCCGCAGGACAACGTTGGAAAGCGAGCGAAAAGCCTGGttgacggagaagaaggcaatagaaaagaagctgtccGAGGAGACAACAGGCCGGATagaaacagagagagagaagcgtAAGATTGAGCAGGAGCTGGAGAATCTCACAACGGCTCTCTTTGAGGAGGCAAACAAGATGGTCATTGCTGCCAAGGAAGACGCCCAGTTCCAGCATGACGtcttgcagaagaagaacgatCAGCTCAAGGCTCAGCTTGCGGATTCCGAGAGCCTTCTCAAGTCTCAACAGGAGCAGCTATCCGAGCTGAAGCACGTCCTCGAGACTATGGTGATGGAGCGCGACGACcagagcaacaacaacacaaccCCATCAACTCCCGGTGTCGaagccaaggaagaagatAAGTCTCTCCAGGAGAAGCCAGTGGCATCTGCTCCAGGACATCACGCCGAAACACACCATACCCCGGCCCCTCCGACCAGCCTTACCCATCTTATCCAGCCTGTCTTGCGCACCGATATTGCTGGATATGAGGATTTTGTCGCCCTCGCTCGTCTTTCCCACCAGCGCCCTGGAAACCGTGGATCCGCTGGCTCTATTGGCGGATTCATCGGACTCGGCGGCTCAACCTCTAGTGCTCATCTCTCTAATGCCTCTACCTCGTCGTTGGGTGCCTTTTCAAACCTCgccccaagcagcagcagcagcacaccGCAATCTCCAAACGCATCCGCAAACGCAAACGCATCCATCACCAGCGCTACATCGACCCCTTCGACGATTCCTCAACTCAAGGATACTCGCTTTTTCAAGCGCGCCCTGACCGAAGATGTTGAGCCCACACTGCGTCTTGATGCCGCTCCAGGATTGTCGTGGCTGGCTCGCCGCACTGTCTTGACTGCCATGGCCGATGGCTCGCTGGTGGTTGAGCCAATCCCAGCGCCGCCGACGACTCCAAGTTTCCTTCCCGTGCCCAAGCCGCAGTTTTATCCTTGCTCGTTGTGTGGCGAGAGCCGCAAGGACGCAGAGTATCTGCGCAACTACCGCTTCCGGACAAGCGAAGCTGATTCTGCGCAGCGATATCCTCTTTGCGGTTACTGCACCGTCCGCGTTCGATCTACCTGCCAGTTCCTGGGATTCCTTCGTATGGTCAAGGACGGATACTGGAGggccgacgatgaagagaacgAAAAGGCAGCCTGGGAGGAGAGCGTGCGTCTGAGGGAGCAAATGTTCTGGGCTCGCCTGGGAGGTGGTGTCGTTCCCGTTTCTCACGGGGAGACACACGTGGAGGCGTCTCATAGCCGTCAGCCAAGTCAGGAGCGGGCTATCGACGCCCCCGTTGAGATGCCAACCAACGTTGATGTTCCCACCGACGTTCACGTTCCTGCTGATGTGGAGATCCCACCCGAAGCTGATGTGCCGACTGAGGCTGATATCCCAACCGACGTTGAGACGTCAACTGACGTTGATGCATCTACAGAcaaggaggaagatgccTCTGTTGCCGACACCAGCTTCGACACAGCTCCCCCCTCAGAGATTGAGGACGACGACACCAGCGAGTTCGACTTGGATCGCCGCGTTTCTACGGATGAACCTCACACACCCCCGGACCAGACTGACGGCACCAAGCCTCTCCGCTACTCGGTTCAGTCCCTGACTCTGAGTGCTATTAGCACCTCGGGATCCGAGGCCACCAAGCGTCTGTCTACGACTACCGTCATCGagaattaa